In the genome of Ureibacillus sp. FSL W7-1570, the window TAATTTTTTCGATTTTTTTGTGCATAAAGTATCCTCCTGAAACTCGGGAAAAAGTCAGAATTTACGAAAAATAATTTAATTCAAGCATAAAATAAAAACTGGATAAAAAACAACTAATTGCAATTCGAAAAAGGAAATTATATACCATTAGTATATTTTCCACCTTTATCCGAAAAATTAAACGAAAAAGAAAAGCGAAGTGTTGCCACTTCGCCCTCCATATTATCAAATTCCCTATTCAATTCTATATCCACCCCACTCTTTGAACACGGCCGATTCAGGAATTGCCAATTTCACCGAATTAACAGTTTATAAGGCGATATCAAATGGATTTACGGTAAGTGCTAATGAGAGCTTCCTTATTTCTTGCTTTTTGGATGTTCATTTGATGTTGCATTAAACGGTTGCGCATTTTTTCAACCGTTTCACTATCAAGTGGTTGCCCAATAATGACCATTCTTTTGGTGTTGCGGTTTAAAATTGCATTCGATGAACGGTTTTGCTCCGTATTATTCCTTTTATTTTTTTGCTGTTCCCTCGGATTTTTCGAGAAAAAATGCCGTCCGCCACCGTCGTTCATCATTTTGAACACTTGATCATGACTGGAATGCAAATAACGTTTTGTGTAAGTGCTATTCACAACCGATTGAACGCGAGAAGTTCTCAAATGACACTCACCTCCGCTTCCTGTCTATACTATTTATTTCTATTAATATCGGTACATAACAATAAACTTCAATCTTTCCACCATCAAATAATACTGAATTTTCTTTCAATTGATCGCAAGAAAACCTTCGTTGTTTCATGGTATGCGGGTTTTTATAAAAAATTGTCTCCCACCTTAATCGTCCAGATGGGAGACACAGATCAACAGTTTTTTGCCTATCCGCCCTTACTTCCAAAAATCATCAAAGATGGTGATCGGCAAATGGCGTTTATGCTGCGAGCGTAAATAGTGGCCTTCGATTGTTTTTCTTGCTTCCTCCGGCACAGTTTTTCCTTCCAAATAATCGTCAATCATTTCATAAGATACCCCTAAAGCCGCTTCATCCGGCAGTTGAGGCCGATCATCTTCCAAGTCTGCGGTAGGCGTTTTTTTGTATAAATGTTCAGGGCAGCCTAAATATTGAAGCAGCTGCTTTCCTTGCCGCTTATTTAATCGGAAAATCGGCACCAAATCGACGCCTCCATCGCCGTATTTCGTGTAAAATCCCGTCACCGCTTCCGCCGCATGATCCGTTCCGACAACGACAGAGTTGGTCATTAAAGCGATGGAATATTGCACTTTCATCCGTTCGCGGGCTTTTTCATTTCCTTTCGCGTAATCGCTCAACACGATCCCCGCTTCCCGCAAGGCTTCGACACTTGCATCCACGGCCTTTTTAATGTTTACCGTAATGACTTTTGTCGGCTGAATAAATTGGATGGCATCCTGCGCATCTTGTTCATCCTTTTGTTCCCCATACGGAAGACGGACTGCGTAACAGGAATATTTCTGTTCACCGGCTTCTTCATTTAATTCATCGACGGCCATTTGCGTCAACTTTCCGACCAGTGTGGAATCCTGCCCTCCGCTGATGGCAATGACAAACCCTTTTATAAAAGGATGTTTCTTTGCATATTCCTTTAAAAATTCGACGGATTTCCGCACCTCTTCTGCAGGGTCAATTTCGGGCAAGACGTGCAACTCTTCAATAATCTGTTTTTGTAAACTTTCCAAATGAAGCCCCCCCTAAACTATTCCAAATTTTCGACTGCATCACGGATTTCTTGAATTTTTTTCATTTTGTTATCCCAACATTTTTGGCTGAGGTCCACAGGATATTCTTCAGGATTCAATGAGCGTTTATATTCATCCCATAACAATTCCAAACTTTCCTTTGCATATTCGCGCATTTCCAGAACAGATGGGCTTTCATACACGATTTTACCTTCATCTATGATTTTTTTATGTAATTCTTTCGCTTCGAAGTTAGTCACAAATTTTGAGATAAAGGTATGCACAGGATGGAACATTTTTAAACGTTTTTCTTCCTGCGGGTTCTCATCCGCCAATGTAATGTAGTCCCCTTCCGCTTTTCCATTTTCTTTGTTGATAATGCGGAACACTCTTTTTAAACCTGGTGTCGTCACTTTTTCTGCATTGGAAGTAATCTTCAATGTATCTTCCATTTCACCATGTTCATTTTCAATCGCCACCATTTTATAAACGGCGCCCAATGCAGGTTGATCATAAGCCGTGATGAGCTTTGTACCAATTCCCCAAGAATCCACTTTGGCGCCTTGTGCTTTCAGGTTTAAAATCGTGTATTCATCCAAATTATTGGATGCAATGATTTTCGCATTGGTGAACCCAGCTTCATCCAACATGCGTCGTGCTTCTTTTGATAAAAAGGCGATATCCCCGCTGTCCAAGCGGATTCCGATAAAATTGATTTGATCTCCCAATTCTTTGGCTACGCGGATAGCATTGGGAACGCCTGATTTCAATGTATTATATGTGTCGACCAGGAACACGCAATCTTTGTGTCTTCTTGCATAGGCTTTAAAAGCTTCATATTCATCTTTGTAAGCTTGTACAAAAGCGTGGGCATGTGTACCGGACACCGGGATATTGAATATTTTTCCTGCCCGGACGTTGGAAGTGGAATCAAAACCGCCAATAATGGCAGCCCGTGCTCCCCAAATGGCGGCATCCAATTCTTGCGCCCGGCGGGAACCAAATTCCGCAGCCGCTTCCTCTTTGATAATCTGCTTAATCCGGCTTGCTTTAGTGGCGATCAAAGTTTGAAAATTGACAATATTTAATAGGGCTGTTTCGATAAGTTGCGCTTCTGCCAACGGTGCTTCAATACGAAGCAACGGTTCATTCGCAAAAACGACTTCCCCTTCCACGACCGAATGCAAGGAACCGGTAAAACGTAAAGATTTTAAGTAATCAAGAAATTCATCATCATAACCCAACTCTTTTAAATAGGCCAAGTCCGTTTCACTAAAGCGGAAATTTTTTAAGTAGTCGATAATCCGTTCAAGTCCCGCAAAGATGGCAAACCCGTTCCCGAAAGGAAGTTTTCTGAAGAAAATTTC includes:
- the nadE gene encoding ammonia-dependent NAD(+) synthetase, encoding MESLQKQIIEELHVLPEIDPAEEVRKSVEFLKEYAKKHPFIKGFVIAISGGQDSTLVGKLTQMAVDELNEEAGEQKYSCYAVRLPYGEQKDEQDAQDAIQFIQPTKVITVNIKKAVDASVEALREAGIVLSDYAKGNEKARERMKVQYSIALMTNSVVVGTDHAAEAVTGFYTKYGDGGVDLVPIFRLNKRQGKQLLQYLGCPEHLYKKTPTADLEDDRPQLPDEAALGVSYEMIDDYLEGKTVPEEARKTIEGHYLRSQHKRHLPITIFDDFWK
- a CDS encoding nicotinate phosphoribosyltransferase, with the translated sequence MKEMYQDDSLTLHTDLYQINMVECYWADGIHNRKAVFEIFFRKLPFGNGFAIFAGLERIIDYLKNFRFSETDLAYLKELGYDDEFLDYLKSLRFTGSLHSVVEGEVVFANEPLLRIEAPLAEAQLIETALLNIVNFQTLIATKASRIKQIIKEEAAAEFGSRRAQELDAAIWGARAAIIGGFDSTSNVRAGKIFNIPVSGTHAHAFVQAYKDEYEAFKAYARRHKDCVFLVDTYNTLKSGVPNAIRVAKELGDQINFIGIRLDSGDIAFLSKEARRMLDEAGFTNAKIIASNNLDEYTILNLKAQGAKVDSWGIGTKLITAYDQPALGAVYKMVAIENEHGEMEDTLKITSNAEKVTTPGLKRVFRIINKENGKAEGDYITLADENPQEEKRLKMFHPVHTFISKFVTNFEAKELHKKIIDEGKIVYESPSVLEMREYAKESLELLWDEYKRSLNPEEYPVDLSQKCWDNKMKKIQEIRDAVENLE